From Seriola aureovittata isolate HTS-2021-v1 ecotype China chromosome 16, ASM2101889v1, whole genome shotgun sequence, one genomic window encodes:
- the ccn2b gene encoding CCN family member 2b, with translation MSVETSATLSLLLLLISLTVAQDCSQPCACPADPPLCPVGTSLVLDGCGCCKVCARQLGEPCSLLEPCDHHKELYCDYALLSDTETGICMAQEGQTCDLGGVIYRSGESFQPSCKHHCVCMNGEIGCVPTCASDVRLPSPDCPYPRRIQIPGKCCEEWVCEQTPRDHLYQSLVARASQIHPLPSSSPVSVFRQVSPHGPVEESPRDNCVVQTTEWSECSATCGMAVSSRITNDNQRCQLERQTRICMVRPCDSQQEIEIKRGKKCNRTPKATRGMRFELSGCLSTRLYKPKFCGICTDNRCCTPHATITTEVEFHCPEGDVFTKKMMFIKTCSCHHDCPQDNDIFLASNTRRMVGDYDSNM, from the exons ATGTCTGTGGAAACTTCAGCCAcgctttctcttctcctgcttCTTATCTCATTG acAGTGGCCCAGGACTGCTCCCAGCCCTGCGCCTGCCCTGCAGACCCCCCCCTCTGCCCCGTGGGGACCAGCCTGGTCCTGGATGGCTGTGGCTGCTGTAAGGTGTGCGCCAGGCAGCTGGGGGAGCCCTGCTCCCTGCTGGAGCCCTGCGACCATCACAAGGAGCTCTACTGTGACTACGCTCTGCTGAGTGACACTGAGACTGGCATCTGCATGG CTCAGGAGGGTCAGACCTGCGACCTGGGGGGGGTGATCTACCGCAGTGGGGAGTCCTTCCAGCCGAGCTGTAAgcaccactgtgtgtgtatgaatggaGAGATCGGCTGCGTGCCGACGTGTGCCAGCGACGTCCGGCTGCCCTCCCCTGACTGCCCATACCCTCGCCGTATCCAGATCCCAGGGAAATGCTGTGAGGAGTGGGTGTGTGAGCAGACGCCTCGGGACCACCTCTATCAGTCATTGGTTGCCA GAGCCTCTCAGATTCACCCGTTGCCCTCTTCAAGTCCAGTCTCAGTCTTCAGACAAGTGTCACCCCATGGCCCGGTCGAAGAGAGTCCCAGAGACAACTGTGTAGTCCAGACGACAGAGTGGAGTGAGTGCTCGGCCACCTGTGGCATGGCCGTCTCATCCCGTATCACCAATGATAACCAGCGCTGCCAGCTGGAGAGGCAGACCAGGATCTGCATGGTCCGACCCTGCGACAGCCAACAGGAAATAGAAATCAAG agagggaagaaatgCAACCGGACCCCAAAGGCCACGAGAGGGATGCGCTTCGAGTTGTCAGGCTGTTTGAGCACCAGGCTGTACAAACCAAAGTTCTGCGGCATCTGCACAGACAACCGCTGCTGCACGCCTCATGCCACGATCACAACCGAGGTGGAGTTCCATTGTCCTGAGGGAGACGTCTTCACAAAGAAGATGATGTTCATCAAGACCTGCTCCTGCCATCATGACTGTCCTCAAGATAACGACATCTTCCTGGCGTCCAACACTCGAAGGATGGTCGGGGACTATGATAGCAATATGTGA